One genomic segment of Hydrocarboniclastica marina includes these proteins:
- a CDS encoding aldo/keto reductase: MRSIELAGTRVPVIGQGTWHMGEDTGRRRAEVAALREGVERGMWLIDTAEMYGEGAAEKVVGEAISGLRDSVFLVSKVYPHNASRRGVVDACERSLKRMNTDVIDLYLLHWRGQYPLAETVEGFERLREQGKIRRWGVSNFDVDDLEELANPACATNQVLYNAQTRGIEFDLLPWQQQHDLPLMAYSPIGQGGELLGHRVLQDIAQRHGATSAQVALAWLLREPGVIVIPKAVGSNHVRQNAEAAAVELTQEDLDLINSAFPPPGRKEPLAMI; this comes from the coding sequence ATGAGATCGATCGAGCTGGCCGGTACGCGGGTACCGGTAATAGGACAGGGCACCTGGCACATGGGCGAGGATACGGGGCGACGTCGCGCGGAGGTCGCTGCGCTCAGGGAAGGCGTCGAGCGGGGCATGTGGCTGATCGACACCGCTGAGATGTACGGTGAGGGCGCGGCGGAGAAAGTCGTTGGCGAGGCCATCTCCGGTCTGCGAGATAGCGTCTTTCTGGTCAGCAAGGTCTATCCCCACAATGCCAGCCGCCGCGGTGTTGTCGACGCTTGCGAGCGAAGCCTGAAGCGGATGAATACGGACGTGATCGACCTGTATCTGCTGCACTGGCGCGGCCAGTATCCGCTGGCGGAGACCGTGGAAGGTTTCGAACGGCTGCGCGAACAGGGCAAGATCAGGCGCTGGGGTGTTTCGAACTTCGATGTGGATGACCTGGAGGAACTGGCAAACCCCGCCTGTGCCACCAATCAGGTGCTCTACAATGCCCAGACCCGGGGCATCGAGTTTGATCTGCTGCCCTGGCAACAACAGCATGATCTGCCTTTGATGGCTTACAGCCCGATAGGTCAGGGGGGTGAGCTGCTAGGGCACCGGGTCCTGCAGGATATTGCACAGCGGCACGGCGCTACATCAGCCCAGGTCGCCCTGGCCTGGCTACTCCGGGAACCCGGAGTCATTGTCATTCCCAAGGCAGTCGGCAGCAACCATGTGCGCCAGAATGCCGAAGCCGCTGCGGTAGAGCTAACCCAGGAGGATCTGGACCTGATCAATTCAGCATTCCCGCCGCCGGGGCGCAAAGAGCCGCTGGCGATGATCTGA
- a CDS encoding DUF3047 domain-containing protein, giving the protein MPTRRYNISPARCLALFLALLAVAETKADVETVPVPPFSAQTDIGTPDSAWEPLTFPNIDNRTVYSFKKEDEIQVVQAETDNSASGLITRVQLDPTEYPVLSWRWKISNVYESGDARSKAGDDHPARVYVAFAFEPDKAGFFERMKRKAASALFGAELPGRSLNYIWANKLAVGEVVPNPYSDATRMIAVNSGNAQAGSWVSVERNILADYREAFGEEPPGIVGIGIMSDSDNTGEAATAWYGDIALGNRPRGNNDLGHEAQ; this is encoded by the coding sequence ATGCCCACACGCCGCTACAACATTTCCCCCGCCCGCTGCCTGGCCCTGTTTCTGGCCCTGTTGGCAGTTGCAGAGACAAAAGCCGACGTTGAGACGGTGCCGGTACCGCCGTTCTCAGCCCAGACCGACATCGGTACCCCGGACAGCGCCTGGGAGCCGCTCACCTTCCCCAACATCGACAACAGAACCGTCTACAGCTTTAAGAAAGAGGACGAGATTCAAGTCGTCCAGGCAGAAACCGATAACAGCGCATCGGGACTGATTACCCGGGTCCAGCTCGATCCGACGGAGTACCCGGTGCTGTCCTGGCGCTGGAAGATAAGCAATGTCTACGAAAGCGGCGATGCTCGAAGCAAAGCAGGCGACGACCACCCCGCCCGCGTTTATGTCGCCTTTGCCTTCGAACCTGACAAAGCTGGCTTTTTCGAGCGTATGAAGCGTAAAGCCGCCTCGGCCCTGTTTGGGGCCGAGCTACCCGGCAGGTCGCTCAACTACATCTGGGCCAATAAGCTTGCGGTGGGAGAAGTCGTCCCGAACCCGTACAGTGACGCGACCCGTATGATCGCGGTGAACTCTGGTAATGCCCAGGCGGGAAGCTGGGTAAGCGTTGAACGCAATATACTTGCTGATTACCGGGAAGCCTTCGGCGAGGAGCCGCCCGGGATCGTCGGCATCGGTATCATGTCTGACTCCGACAACACCGGCGAAGCCGCTACGGCCTGGTATGGCGATATAGCGCTCGGTAACAGGCCGCGCGGAAACAACGACCTCGGGCACGAAGCGCAGTAA
- a CDS encoding SDR family NAD(P)-dependent oxidoreductase has product MHYFQNKVAIVTGGGGDGIGNSLVLQLAQAGARVAFCDVAGLDKTEAELKKMSAPWLSAKVDIGDKAAVNAFVDQVLEKFGQIDILINNAGVALGDRSFDEVTEADFEKITNINYWGVIHTTQRCYPHLLKRPQAAIVNLSSSQGILALPYLVPYCTTKFAVRGFTDALRAEHKIRGVHNVSVHTVHPGAVATNITLNADYHNSATTQQFHKMLQKGTSREKAAELILNGIRKKRGRIFISDGHAQDILARLLPSAYVALVKLTMRWRGITFR; this is encoded by the coding sequence ATGCACTATTTCCAGAACAAAGTTGCGATCGTCACCGGAGGTGGTGGCGACGGCATCGGTAATTCACTGGTCCTGCAACTGGCGCAGGCCGGTGCGAGAGTGGCGTTCTGCGACGTCGCAGGGCTGGATAAAACCGAAGCCGAGCTCAAAAAGATGAGCGCGCCCTGGCTTAGTGCGAAGGTAGACATCGGCGATAAAGCGGCTGTGAATGCCTTTGTTGATCAGGTTCTGGAGAAATTTGGCCAGATCGACATCCTCATCAATAACGCCGGTGTCGCGCTGGGCGACCGCAGCTTCGACGAGGTCACCGAAGCGGACTTTGAGAAGATTACGAACATAAATTACTGGGGTGTGATTCATACCACCCAGCGCTGCTATCCACACCTGCTCAAACGCCCCCAGGCAGCGATCGTCAACCTGTCCAGTAGCCAGGGTATCCTGGCCTTGCCCTATCTGGTGCCCTACTGCACGACCAAGTTTGCGGTAAGGGGTTTCACCGATGCACTCAGGGCAGAGCATAAGATTCGCGGTGTGCATAACGTCAGCGTGCACACCGTGCATCCCGGCGCGGTGGCGACCAACATCACGCTCAATGCGGATTACCATAACAGTGCCACCACGCAGCAATTCCACAAGATGCTGCAGAAGGGCACTTCACGCGAAAAGGCCGCTGAGCTCATCCTGAACGGCATCCGTAAAAAGCGCGGCCGCATCTTTATTAGCGACGGTCACGCCCAGGACATCCTGGCCCGGCTGCTACCGTCTGCTTACGTGGCTCTGGTGAAGTTAACCATGCGCTGGCGGGGCATTACGTTTCGCTGA
- a CDS encoding potassium channel family protein — MANQAGLISVSLINSLIVIVSVLTHYECLVRLSGLIAGIRFRHRFRLIVAVVGVLIGHVIQVWLFASAYFFMHAAEGWGRLAGNFSGSFIDCVYFSFTTFTTLGYGDIQPLGALRYLTGIEALTGLVLITWSASFLFVEMQRYWTER; from the coding sequence ATGGCCAACCAGGCAGGCCTGATCAGTGTCAGCCTGATCAACAGCTTAATCGTCATTGTTTCTGTACTGACCCATTACGAATGCCTGGTCAGGCTGAGCGGTCTGATCGCCGGGATTCGCTTCCGTCACCGCTTCCGGTTGATTGTCGCAGTCGTCGGCGTGTTGATTGGCCACGTCATTCAAGTCTGGTTATTTGCCTCTGCCTATTTTTTTATGCATGCGGCCGAGGGCTGGGGCAGATTGGCCGGAAACTTTTCCGGCAGTTTTATCGACTGTGTGTATTTTTCGTTCACCACTTTCACCACCCTCGGATACGGTGACATCCAGCCCTTGGGCGCGCTGCGTTATCTGACCGGCATTGAGGCACTGACCGGCCTGGTACTGATCACCTGGAGCGCCTCTTTCCTCTTCGTCGAAATGCAACGCTACTGGACCGAGCGTTGA
- a CDS encoding proteasome-type protease translates to MTYCVAMCLADGLVFASDSRTNAGFDQISTFRKMHVFEQPGERELVLLSAGNLATSQSVISLLEKRLSAAPGSILGTSSMFEAAELIGKTMREVIHRDNPNGAINHVDFSCSMILGGQIRGEQHRLFNIYPEGNFIEATKETPYFQIGESKYGKPILDRVISYTTSLERGYQCALISFDSTMKSNLSVGMPLDVAIYRRDSLKPCFNDRVTDQSRYFQALRQQWHIGIQALCNDLEPPQLN, encoded by the coding sequence ATGACCTATTGCGTGGCGATGTGCTTGGCAGATGGCCTGGTGTTCGCGTCCGACTCCCGCACCAATGCGGGCTTTGATCAGATTTCCACCTTTCGCAAAATGCACGTCTTCGAGCAGCCCGGCGAGCGGGAACTCGTGTTGCTTTCCGCTGGCAACCTCGCTACCAGCCAGAGCGTCATCAGTTTGCTGGAGAAGCGGTTAAGCGCCGCCCCGGGCAGCATTCTCGGTACCAGCTCCATGTTCGAGGCGGCGGAATTAATCGGAAAGACCATGCGCGAAGTGATCCACCGGGATAACCCGAACGGCGCCATCAATCACGTCGACTTCAGCTGCTCGATGATACTCGGCGGGCAAATCCGCGGCGAACAGCACCGGCTGTTCAACATTTATCCCGAGGGCAACTTCATCGAGGCCACGAAGGAAACACCCTACTTCCAGATCGGCGAATCCAAGTACGGCAAGCCGATACTCGATCGTGTAATTTCCTACACAACCTCGCTGGAGCGCGGCTACCAATGCGCCCTGATCTCCTTCGATTCGACTATGAAGAGCAATCTTTCCGTGGGCATGCCTCTAGACGTGGCTATATATCGGCGTGATAGCCTCAAGCCTTGTTTCAACGATCGGGTCACCGACCAGAGCCGCTACTTCCAGGCACTTCGGCAGCAGTGGCACATCGGCATTCAGGCACTGTGCAACGATCTGGAGCCGCCCCAGCTGAATTAA
- a CDS encoding transglutaminase family protein, which translates to MKLHIRHDTIYNYDSPTENSLQYLRLTPRNTSQQKVLSWKLTTPGTTSQMTDGFGNLVTVMVMDKAVTEITLTAEGVVDLSGKSLTRDDSPFPPQVFLRHTALTEADSAIKAFASQFSANKRSLIRMMNRILEHIHFTPGVTSVTHTAAEAFAQKAGVCQDHTHVFISCCRHIGVPVRYVSGYIHTFSEDHLATHAWAEAWLGHNWHTFDVVNLLNVAESHIKLATGLDYGDAAPVRGVRSGGGTEQLQTRAWVTLASDGQ; encoded by the coding sequence ATGAAACTGCATATCCGCCACGACACCATTTACAACTACGACTCACCCACAGAGAACAGCCTGCAGTACCTGCGCCTGACGCCGCGCAATACCTCCCAGCAGAAGGTGCTGTCGTGGAAATTGACGACGCCCGGAACGACAAGCCAGATGACGGACGGCTTCGGCAACCTGGTCACCGTTATGGTCATGGACAAGGCCGTTACCGAAATAACCCTGACCGCCGAGGGTGTCGTCGACCTTAGCGGAAAATCCCTGACCCGGGACGACTCGCCCTTCCCACCCCAGGTGTTCCTGCGCCACACCGCGCTGACTGAGGCGGATTCAGCCATCAAGGCGTTCGCGAGCCAGTTCTCGGCCAACAAGCGCAGCCTGATCCGGATGATGAATCGTATTCTTGAACATATCCACTTCACCCCAGGCGTCACTTCGGTCACGCACACAGCGGCGGAAGCCTTCGCGCAGAAGGCGGGGGTATGCCAGGACCATACCCACGTTTTCATTTCCTGTTGCCGTCATATTGGTGTCCCGGTGCGCTACGTCAGCGGTTACATCCACACTTTCAGTGAAGATCATCTCGCAACCCACGCCTGGGCTGAGGCCTGGCTGGGCCATAACTGGCATACCTTTGACGTGGTTAACCTGCTGAACGTTGCGGAAAGCCACATCAAATTGGCTACCGGTCTGGATTATGGCGATGCTGCCCCTGTCAGAGGCGTGCGCAGTGGCGGCGGTACTGAGCAGTTGCAAACCCGGGCCTGGGTCACTTTGGCTTCAGACGGCCAGTGA
- a CDS encoding alpha-E domain-containing protein: MLSRAASSLFWMARYLERAETQARLLDVSLTMALIDVPEDREEQLSVPLLVTGTREIFYEFYSEVTPQNLIDFLLLDDRHPASVFSIFGTARDNALQVRGNLSADVWESINLSWLELKELRAKGVSESNASRVFDWTRERSHVFRGAAYGTLLRNDAFHFLRLGTFIERADTTARVLDIRHRMAIGSLQGHPTQSFFEWTALLHSLAAFEAYQNTYGHNIEPMNVAELLILKPDVPRSLHACLEEIASLLEQIESGPARRARRLATSLFANIRYGDREYIEERGLHEYLVDFLARIQRIAGQIQKDYMGW; the protein is encoded by the coding sequence ATGCTGAGCCGCGCCGCCTCATCTCTATTCTGGATGGCTCGCTATCTCGAGCGCGCCGAAACCCAGGCCCGCCTGCTGGACGTCAGTCTCACCATGGCCCTGATCGACGTGCCTGAAGACCGCGAAGAGCAACTCTCAGTGCCACTATTGGTCACAGGCACTCGGGAAATCTTCTATGAGTTCTACAGCGAAGTTACCCCCCAGAACCTGATCGACTTCCTGCTGCTCGACGACCGCCATCCTGCCAGTGTTTTCAGCATCTTCGGCACCGCCCGGGATAATGCCCTGCAGGTCAGGGGCAACCTTTCCGCAGACGTCTGGGAAAGCATCAACCTGTCGTGGCTGGAGCTGAAGGAGCTGCGGGCGAAAGGCGTCAGTGAGTCCAATGCCAGTCGCGTGTTCGACTGGACCAGGGAGCGCTCCCATGTGTTTCGCGGGGCGGCGTATGGGACGCTCCTACGCAATGATGCCTTTCACTTTCTGCGTCTGGGAACCTTTATCGAGAGAGCCGACACCACGGCCAGAGTGCTGGACATAAGGCATCGTATGGCCATCGGGTCACTCCAGGGGCACCCGACCCAGTCGTTTTTCGAGTGGACAGCCCTGTTGCACTCCCTGGCGGCGTTCGAGGCCTACCAGAACACCTACGGTCACAACATCGAGCCGATGAACGTGGCGGAATTGCTGATTCTCAAGCCGGATGTCCCCCGGTCCCTTCATGCCTGCCTGGAGGAGATTGCCAGCCTGCTGGAGCAGATCGAAAGTGGCCCTGCCCGCCGCGCCCGCCGGCTGGCCACCAGCCTGTTCGCCAATATCCGCTATGGCGACCGCGAGTACATTGAAGAGCGGGGCCTGCACGAATACCTCGTGGATTTCCTCGCCCGTATCCAGCGTATCGCCGGCCAAATCCAGAAAGACTACATGGGGTGGTAA
- a CDS encoding circularly permuted type 2 ATP-grasp protein translates to MQIQTPHAGLYDELFDQDNQVRPSCRLLEKWLLSSEESVLAEKRREADVLFQRLGITFNVYGEGQGTDRLIPFDLIPRVISASDWQKMQAGLRQRVQALNRFLFDIYHDFDIIRAGVISAEQVFANPQYQPGMQKLKLPRNLYCHIAGIDLIRHNDGDFYVLEDNLRCPSGVSYMLENRRMMMRLFPELFAQAPVAPVDHYPALLGETLRAASLKPDPTVVVLTPGRFNSAYFEHAFLARQMGIELVEGADLFVRQNRVYMKTTAGPQQVDVIYRRVDDDFLDPLIGNPDSMLGVPGLYAAYRTGNVVLANAMGTGVADDKSIYPYVPDMIRFYLNEEPILKNVPTWQCRKPKDLAYVMDNLKDLVVKETQGAGGYGMLIGPRASKQELSHFRDLLKARPDNYIAQPTLSLSTCPTFVDQGIAPRHLDLRPFVLSGKKIQMVPGGLTRVALKEGCLVVNSSQGGGTKDTWVLEDDQC, encoded by the coding sequence ATGCAGATCCAGACGCCCCACGCAGGCCTGTACGACGAGCTATTTGATCAGGACAACCAGGTTCGACCCAGTTGTCGCCTGCTCGAGAAGTGGCTGCTCAGCTCCGAGGAGTCGGTACTGGCAGAAAAGCGCCGGGAGGCAGACGTACTGTTCCAGCGCCTGGGCATTACCTTCAATGTCTATGGTGAAGGCCAGGGTACAGACCGGCTGATACCCTTCGACCTGATTCCCCGCGTTATTTCGGCCAGCGACTGGCAGAAAATGCAGGCGGGGCTGCGTCAGCGGGTGCAGGCCCTGAATCGATTCCTGTTTGACATCTATCACGATTTCGACATTATCCGGGCCGGTGTCATCAGCGCCGAACAGGTCTTTGCCAACCCCCAGTACCAGCCCGGTATGCAGAAGCTGAAACTGCCCCGCAATCTCTATTGCCACATTGCCGGCATTGATCTGATACGCCATAACGACGGCGACTTCTACGTGCTGGAAGACAATCTCCGCTGCCCGAGCGGCGTCTCCTATATGCTGGAAAATCGTCGCATGATGATGCGGCTATTCCCCGAACTTTTCGCCCAGGCGCCTGTCGCTCCCGTGGATCATTACCCTGCCCTGCTGGGGGAAACCCTGCGGGCCGCCTCCCTCAAACCCGATCCGACCGTGGTCGTGCTGACGCCCGGCCGGTTCAACAGCGCCTATTTCGAGCACGCTTTCCTGGCCCGCCAGATGGGCATCGAGCTGGTCGAAGGCGCCGACCTGTTTGTCCGGCAGAACCGTGTCTATATGAAAACTACCGCGGGGCCGCAGCAAGTGGACGTTATTTACCGCCGCGTCGATGATGACTTCCTCGACCCGCTGATTGGAAACCCCGATTCCATGCTGGGCGTCCCAGGCCTTTATGCGGCGTATCGCACCGGCAACGTGGTGCTGGCAAATGCCATGGGCACCGGCGTAGCCGACGATAAATCCATCTACCCCTATGTACCGGACATGATCCGCTTCTACCTGAACGAGGAGCCTATTCTCAAAAACGTGCCCACCTGGCAGTGTCGCAAACCCAAGGACCTGGCCTATGTGATGGATAACCTGAAAGACCTGGTGGTCAAGGAGACCCAGGGCGCCGGCGGTTACGGCATGCTGATTGGCCCCCGCGCCAGCAAACAGGAGCTGAGTCATTTCCGGGACCTACTTAAAGCCAGACCGGACAATTACATCGCCCAGCCCACCCTGAGCCTGTCGACCTGCCCCACCTTTGTGGATCAGGGCATTGCCCCCCGCCACCTGGACCTTCGTCCCTTTGTACTGTCGGGCAAGAAAATACAGATGGTGCCGGGCGGCTTGACCCGGGTCGCACTGAAAGAGGGCTGCCTGGTGGTCAACTCTTCCCAGGGCGGCGGAACCAAAGATACCTGGGTGCTGGAGGACGACCAATGCTGA
- a CDS encoding ammonium transporter, with product MDIASAVHSLTESANTLFILIGAIMVLAMHAGFAFLEVGTVRHKNQVNALVKIMTDFGISAVAYFFVGYYIAYGDHFMNSAAELTSGNGYELVKFFFLMTFAAAIPAIVSGGIAERARFYPMLIASGLIVALVYPFFEGLIWNGNLGFQAWLEVQFGAPFHDFAGSVVVHAVGGWIALAAVLVLGARKGRYRNGKVVAFAPSNIPFLALGAWILTVGWFGFNVMSAQTLGGISGLVAVNSLMAMVGGILIAMLVGRKDPGFIHNGPLAGLVAVCAGSDLMHPVGALITGAVAGAVFVYLFEWAQAKIERLDDVLGVWPLHGVCGVWGAVAAGLFGQEAAGGLGGISLMSQLIGAGAGVLVAFVGGLLVYGAINFLAGLRLSEEEEFNGADLSIHRIGATAIE from the coding sequence GTGGATATCGCGAGTGCAGTTCACAGCCTGACCGAGAGCGCCAACACCCTCTTCATTCTCATCGGTGCCATTATGGTGCTGGCCATGCATGCGGGCTTTGCCTTCCTCGAGGTCGGTACCGTGCGGCACAAGAACCAGGTCAATGCCCTGGTCAAGATCATGACCGACTTTGGCATCTCGGCGGTGGCCTACTTTTTTGTCGGCTATTACATTGCCTACGGCGACCACTTCATGAACAGCGCCGCAGAGCTGACCAGCGGCAACGGCTATGAGCTGGTGAAGTTCTTCTTCCTGATGACCTTCGCGGCGGCCATTCCGGCAATCGTCTCCGGTGGTATTGCCGAGCGGGCGCGCTTCTATCCCATGCTTATCGCCTCCGGGCTTATTGTCGCTCTGGTCTATCCGTTCTTTGAAGGGCTCATCTGGAATGGCAACCTCGGTTTTCAAGCCTGGCTTGAGGTCCAGTTCGGTGCACCCTTCCACGACTTTGCCGGCTCTGTCGTGGTGCATGCGGTCGGCGGCTGGATTGCGTTGGCGGCGGTGCTGGTGCTCGGTGCACGAAAAGGGCGCTACCGTAATGGCAAAGTCGTGGCATTTGCCCCATCCAACATACCCTTTCTTGCCCTCGGCGCCTGGATACTCACCGTCGGCTGGTTCGGTTTCAACGTTATGTCCGCGCAAACCCTGGGCGGCATCAGCGGCCTCGTCGCCGTCAACAGCCTGATGGCCATGGTCGGCGGCATTCTGATTGCCATGCTGGTAGGCCGGAAGGATCCCGGGTTTATCCATAACGGTCCGCTTGCCGGATTAGTCGCGGTGTGCGCCGGTTCGGACCTCATGCACCCGGTCGGTGCATTAATCACCGGTGCTGTTGCCGGTGCCGTCTTCGTTTATCTGTTCGAATGGGCCCAGGCGAAAATCGAGCGTCTGGACGATGTCTTGGGTGTCTGGCCTCTGCACGGCGTCTGTGGGGTTTGGGGCGCGGTCGCTGCCGGGCTTTTCGGGCAGGAGGCCGCAGGCGGGCTCGGCGGCATCAGCCTCATGTCACAGCTCATTGGCGCTGGAGCCGGCGTACTTGTGGCGTTCGTTGGCGGGCTGCTGGTCTATGGCGCCATCAACTTCCTGGCGGGACTGCGTTTGAGCGAGGAAGAGGAATTCAACGGCGCTGATCTCAGCATTCACCGCATCGGCGCGACGGCTATAGAGTAA